A DNA window from Vigna unguiculata cultivar IT97K-499-35 chromosome 10, ASM411807v1, whole genome shotgun sequence contains the following coding sequences:
- the LOC114165412 gene encoding uncharacterized protein LOC114165412, with translation MVKKFSKFLKYKNKTNNSHAGNKKQSIYGAQTCYECGKTGHIKADCLVLKMKQKLEEKNEAEKHLKKKKAYIAWEENDSSTSSESDDNTEEENDLCLMAKAESSIKAEPSKNDYYELLDALNELHKEATKLQKSNNKRKGEIKWLEGQLEKIEYLMKTLSKFTLGRSNLDAVLGSQRSVPNKEEIGYSGNPNRLSCRNFLNISKPSSIICTYCSESGHFSTSCYFKNSGVPRGKFKWENAEAKESMWYLDSDCSRHMIGDSSKFSKISHKVSGHVTYGDNNRGKILGSSKADAVSTACHVLNRALIRPVLKLTPYEIFKGRKPNISYFKAFGCKCFILNNGKSNLGKFGPKADEGIFLGYSSTSKAYRVYKKRTLTIEEFIHVAFDENIDNHVANSSGPRNSAELNDTGADLTQPEPVAAADSSPGAVETSTSAADLPANWIVPKNMSLDNIIEDISKGVSTRRQLGQFCLNVAFVSQLEPKSVSDALKDEHWFLAMQDELDQFKRNDVWDLVPRTQSQQIIGTKWVFHNKLDDSGVIIKNKARWVAKGYCQEEGIDYDETYAPIARLEAF, from the exons ATGgtgaaaaagttctcaaaatttctgaagtataagaataaaactaataacAGTCATGCAGGAAACAAGAAGCAGTCCATATATGGAGCTCAaacctgctatgagtgtggcaaGACAGGACACATCAAAGCAGATTGCCTTGTGCTGAAGATGAAGCAGAAACTGGAAGAGAAAAATGAGGCAGAGAAGCacctgaagaaaaagaaagcctaCATTGCCTGGGAAGAAAATGATTCCAGCACATCTAGTGAATCTGATGACAACACTGAAGAGGAAAATGATTTGTGTCTGATGGCTAAAGCAGAATCATCCATTAAAGCAGAACCATCCAAAAATGACTACTATGAATTGCTTGATGCCTTAAATGAACTGCATAAGGAAGCTACAAAACTACAAAAGTCAAATAACAAACGTAAAGGAGAGATTAAGTGGCTGGAGG GACAGCTAGAGAAGATAGAGTACTTAATGAAAACCCTATCAAAATTCACTCTAGGAAGATCCAACCTAGATGCTGTTTTAGGATCCCAAAGGAGTGTGCCGAATAAAGAGGAAATTGGTTATAGTGGCAaccctaatcgattatcgtgcaGGAATTTTCTTAACATCAGTAAACCATCCTCCATTATCTGCACCTATTGTTCTGAATCTGGTCACTTTTCTACTTCCTGTTACTTTAAAAATAGTGGGGTTCCTAGAGGAAAATTCAAATGG GAAAATGCTGAAGCTAAGGAGTCAATGTGGTATCTGGACAGTGACTGCTCTAGACACATGATAGGTGATAGCTCGAAATTCAGCAAAATTTCACACAAAGTAAGTGGACATGTCACATATGGTGACAACAACAGAGGTAAAATTCTTGGATCTAGTAAG GCAGATGCTGTAAGTACAGCTTGCCACGTGCTGAACAGAGCTTTAATCAGGCCTGTTTTGAAACTTACACCCTACGAGATCTTCAAAGGTAGAAAACCTAATATATCTTATTTCAAAGCCTTTGGTTGCAAGTGTTTCATACTAAATAATGGTAAATCCAATCTTGGCAAGTTTGGTCCTAAGGCTGATGAAGGCATCTTCTTAGGTTACTCCTCCACTAGTAAAGCCTATCGAGTCTATAAAAAACGAACATTAACTATAGAGGAATTCATTCATGTTGCATTTGATGAGAATATTGATAATCATGTTGCTAATTCCTCTGGTCCAAGAAATAGTGCAGAATTAAATGACACAGGTGCAGATTTAACACAACCTGAGCCTGTAGCAGCAGCAGATTCATCACCTGGAGCAGTTGAGACTTCGACCTCTGCAGCAGATTTACCCGCTAACTGGATAGTGCCTAAAAATATGTCTCTTGACAATATCATAGAGGATATCTCTAAAGGTGTTTCCACCCGCAGGCAGCTAGGCCAATTTTGTCTAAATGTAGCCTTTGTCTCTCAACTTGAGCCAAAATCAGTGAGTGATGCTCTCAAGGATGAACACTGGTTTCTAGCAATGCAGGACGAATTGGATCAATTCAAGAGAAATGATGTATGGGATCTTGTTCCAAGAACTCAATCTCAGCAAATCATAGGCACGAAGTGGGTCTTTCACAACAAGCTGGATGATTCTGGTGTGATTATCAAGAATAAAGCTAGATGGGTAGCCAAAGGGTACTGTCAAGAAGAAGGGATTGATTATGATGAGACCTATGCTCCTATAGCACGACTTGAGGCCTTCTGA